The following are encoded together in the Desulfococcus multivorans genome:
- a CDS encoding sigma-54 interaction domain-containing protein, translated as MSWIMQRAVDLIPAAWQYPENACARIRIDGQEYTSRHFIPTRWRQNACIELNGCRVGEVEVCYTAPPPGGDDVAFLEEEDRLLRAISERLSRVLWLKRAEEALKESEERYRVLTEQVEEGVTLVQNSRFCYVNPAFCKIFDVTSAAEMVNGWVHTPPAGNADEIARLYDIVTADVIATKVEAIHRLIRSGKVLWIQVCHSSISYKGRPALLSTFKDVTEIKEQQLAAQRRADLLHDENRVLRSSLKERYRLGEILGRSPAMQEVYELILKAATTDASVAIFGESGSGKELVAHAIHDHSARKKNTFVAVNCGAVQESLFEREFFGHRKGAFSSAHADAPGYLDLADGGTLFLDEIGELTVNMQAKLLRAIEGGGYRPVGGIECAAADFRMISASNTALSERVQDGKMRSDFFYRIQVIQIQLPPLRTRKQDIPLLVEHFLRKMKPTSGITRVPGSVMDILTEYDWPGNVRELRNVLQRYVTLGTLEFLSPDPNVNTVSPLTELNLRQAVRQLEKSLILKALRQAGGNRTQAASLLGISRRALFRKMSTP; from the coding sequence TTGTCATGGATCATGCAGCGCGCCGTCGACCTGATTCCGGCCGCCTGGCAGTATCCTGAAAACGCCTGCGCACGGATCCGGATCGACGGGCAGGAGTATACCTCGAGACATTTCATACCTACCCGATGGCGCCAGAACGCCTGCATCGAGTTAAACGGATGCCGTGTCGGCGAAGTGGAGGTTTGCTACACGGCGCCGCCGCCGGGAGGCGACGACGTCGCTTTTCTCGAGGAGGAAGATCGCCTGCTGAGGGCTATCAGTGAGCGATTGAGCAGAGTTCTGTGGCTCAAGCGCGCCGAAGAAGCGCTCAAGGAGAGTGAAGAGCGCTATCGCGTATTGACCGAACAGGTCGAAGAAGGCGTTACGCTCGTACAAAATTCTCGATTCTGTTACGTCAATCCGGCATTCTGTAAAATTTTCGATGTGACTTCGGCTGCAGAGATGGTGAACGGATGGGTTCACACGCCTCCCGCAGGAAACGCGGATGAGATTGCCCGGCTCTATGACATCGTAACCGCTGATGTCATCGCGACCAAGGTTGAGGCGATTCACCGGCTGATCCGATCGGGAAAGGTGCTTTGGATCCAGGTTTGCCACAGTTCGATTTCGTATAAAGGCCGCCCGGCGCTGCTGTCGACCTTCAAGGATGTTACTGAAATCAAAGAGCAGCAGCTCGCCGCGCAGCGCAGGGCGGATTTGCTGCACGACGAAAATCGCGTTTTGCGGTCATCCTTAAAGGAGCGGTATCGGCTTGGGGAAATTCTCGGCCGGTCTCCGGCTATGCAGGAGGTTTACGAACTGATTCTGAAGGCGGCGACCACGGATGCAAGCGTGGCCATATTCGGCGAATCCGGTTCCGGCAAGGAACTGGTCGCCCATGCCATCCACGACCACAGTGCCCGAAAAAAGAACACCTTTGTGGCGGTCAATTGCGGCGCCGTTCAGGAATCCCTGTTCGAACGAGAATTTTTCGGTCATCGCAAGGGTGCGTTTTCCAGCGCCCATGCGGATGCGCCAGGCTACCTGGACCTGGCCGACGGCGGGACCCTGTTTCTGGATGAGATCGGCGAGTTGACCGTCAATATGCAGGCAAAATTGCTCAGAGCCATCGAAGGCGGGGGGTATCGCCCCGTCGGCGGAATAGAATGTGCTGCGGCCGACTTTCGCATGATATCGGCGTCCAATACCGCTTTGAGCGAAAGGGTTCAGGATGGGAAAATGCGCAGCGATTTTTTCTATCGCATTCAAGTGATTCAGATTCAGTTACCTCCGCTGCGCACCCGAAAACAGGATATTCCGCTACTGGTGGAACACTTCCTGCGTAAAATGAAACCCACTTCCGGCATCACCAGAGTCCCCGGCAGCGTGATGGATATTCTTACCGAGTATGATTGGCCCGGCAACGTCCGTGAACTGCGCAATGTGTTGCAGCGGTACGTCACACTCGGGACACTTGAATTCCTGTCACCCGATCCGAATGTCAATACTGTCTCGCCCTTAACGGAATTGAATCTTCGTCAAGCCGTCCGGCAGTTGGAAAAATCCCTGATTCTAAAAGCCCTGCGACAGGCCGGCGGCAATCGAACCCAGGCCGCGAGCCTGTTGGGAATATCTCGAAGGGCCCTGTTTCGGAAGATGTCCACACCGTGA
- a CDS encoding glycine cleavage system protein R codes for MHVEGLDQSGIVYRISRFLADHRVNIENLAASVRPSPESGADIYSMEIVVQVPDSVTLDTIDRGLDRIANDLNVDIIFR; via the coding sequence GTGCACGTCGAGGGACTGGACCAGTCCGGAATCGTTTACAGGATCAGCCGTTTTCTGGCAGATCATCGGGTGAATATCGAAAACCTTGCCGCCTCGGTCCGTCCTTCTCCCGAAAGCGGTGCCGACATCTACAGCATGGAAATTGTCGTTCAGGTGCCGGATAGCGTCACCCTCGATACCATCGATCGGGGGTTGGACCGTATCGCCAACGATCTGAACGTAGATATCATCTTCAGATAG